The Syntrophorhabdaceae bacterium region GAACCCGAGGATCTCATCGGCATCATGAGCGTGGCTGTCTTTCATCCACGCCGGCGGCGGTACGGGCGGTCTCAAATACCACGCGCAATTCATCTGGGACGCCCCGTCGACCACGTTATTATCCATCCACAGTATCCGTTTCGCCCATTTCGCGTATTCGGCTTCGAATTCCGGGGGGTTCGGAGACTTAAGGTCCGTCACAATGTACTTGCCATACTTCGATTCCGTCATGGGTCCTCCTTCCCCGGCAGGGTGTTGAGAGGAACTCGTGAAGATACTCGATCTCTTCGTTCCTACACGGGCACTCTTTGATCCGAAGATAATAGTATAGCTTTTCAGAGAGATAGATCAATTCAGATTTTTCGTGAAGTCACAGGCCCATGGCACACATGGAGGCACTTCTTCGCAATGGGGCATAACCGGTCAACCGCAGGAGGCGCCGGAGGGGATCTTGACTAAGGACCGAGCGGGATATATTAGGATTGCATAACGAGAAGAACGCGAAGGGGAGTCGGTTTTCAATGGCATTCCGGGATCGTCGCGTGATTCACCCGAGCTTACAGGGCACGACACGGACATGTACAAAAAAATAAGCGATTACGGGATCATAGGCAACCTCCGCGCCGTGGCGCTCATCGGGCCGGAGGGCTCCATCGACTGGCTTTGCCTCCCTTATCTTGATTCGCCGAGTGTCTTTGCCGCGCTTCTTGACCATGAAAAAGGCGGAAGATTTGCGCTCACGCCTGTGGGGGCCTGGGATTCCGCATCCGAATACCTGCCCGAAACAAACATCCTCAAAACCAGGTTCAGGACCACCACGGGCGAGATGGAGCTGGTCGACTTTATGCCTATCCAAAGTAATTCTGGAAATGGGGAAGAAGCGGGCGACCACGAGCTTTGCCGCAGGCTGACGGTCACTGCCGGCACAGTGGAGGTGGGCATGGTCTTCGAGCCCCGGTTTGACTACGCCCGATCGGCCACCACGGTCGAGCGCAACGGGAGAATGCTGGTAGCTCGAGGGGGTGGTGAGACCATGACCCTTGCCGTCTCCGAGGATATCCCCGGGGGCGACGACAGCCACACTGCCCGATGGGCCCTTGAAGCCGGGCATGTCCTGTGGTTCAGGCTGAAATACAATACAGAGGGGGCCTTCATCTGCCACGATGAGACGATGGGGGAGGTCCTGAGAGCCACTGAGGAATTCTGGCGCGGGTGGCTAAGATCGCGGGAGACCGGACAGGCCGTGCGCCTGGGCCACTATCAGGCCATGGTGGACCGTTCGGCCCTTGTCCTCAAGCTGCTTCAGTTTGAAGAGACAGGCACGATCGCGGCGGCCGCGACCACAAGCCTCCCGGAGGAAGTGGGGGGTATTCGGAACTGGGACTACCGGTATACCTGGGTGCGCGATACGACCTTCACCCTGGAGGCCCTCTTCAGCCTCGGTCATCTTTCGGAGACCGAAGGCTACCTCCGGTGGGTGGAAAAGCTCCTCATTGGGCGCGGAGCGGAAGGGATGCAGACAATGTATGGCTTAAGAGGCGAAGAGAAGCTCGTCGAATATGAGCTCCCCCATCTCGAAGGCTACAAGGCCTCCCGTCCCGTGCGGGTCGGAAATGCCGCGGCAAAGCAAAAGCAGCTCGATATATACGGAGAGATCATGGACGCAGCCCTCAAGCTCTCCGGCTACGTGGGGAAAATCGACTTCAGGATGTGGCCTGTGCTCGGAGAAATATGCGACTACGTAGTCTGCCACTGGCATGAGCCGGACAGCGGGATCTGGGAAGTGCGGGCAGAGCCCCGCCACTTCGTCTACTCCAAGGTCCTCTGCTGGGTTGCCCTCGATCGGGGCATTACCATTGCCCGGCGGTATGGTTTCCCGGCGGATCTGAAAACCTGGGAAAAGACGCGGACAGCCATCAAGGAGGATGTCCTGGCAAAAGGATGGAGCAGGGAAAAGAATTCCTTCGTCCAGCATTATGATACGGTCGCCCTCGACGCGAGCAGTCTTCTTATTCCTGTCTTTGGATTCCTGTCCTTCGACGATCATCGGGTCATTTCCACTGTGGAGGCCATTGAAAGGGAATTGGGCCACGATGAATTCCTTTACCGCTACCTGACCGAGGACGGGCTGCCCGGCCGGGAGGGCACGTTCATGCTCTGTTCTTTCTGGCTCGTGGACTGCCTGATCGGCCTGGGCCGGCTTGACGATGCGGAATTCCTCCTGCGCAGGCTTGAATACACGGCAAACCACCTCGGTCTCTTTTCCGAGATGTATGACGTCCGGTGGCAAGAGGCCCTCGGAAACTTTCCCCAGGCATTCACCCATATCGGCTATATTAACAGCGTAATGAGGCTCATTGAAGCGAGGGGCGAGGCCGGAAAAGGAGAGCAGGAGCCGGAAAGGCTTTCCTTCATCGAGCGAATGGGCTTCTCCGGAATCATATTGAACGATGGCCCACCGGGGGGAACCCTTCCCTCGCGGGAGATCGCATCCCGTCTCAAAAATACCATGAACATCTTAAGAGGCGCCTTCTTTGATACGGCGCTGAGCAGGGTCGCCTACGAGAGGATGAAAACGTCCGAGGTGTACAAGGAATACCTGGAGTTGAGCTATGGCTTGAAGGAGATGGACCTTCATGACCTGAAGACGAGGAATGAGAAACTTGCGTTCTGGATAAACCTGTATAACGTCATTGTAATCCACGCCGTCGTAGAACTGGGCATCCGCGACTCGGTGAGGGAGGTGCGGAACTTTTTCGGGCGTGTCTGTTTCCGGATAGATGGGGAACTCTTCACCCCCTATGACATCGAACACGGCATTCTTCGCGCCAATCGCCGGCCCCCTTTCGCGCTCTCCCAGGTCTTCGGCAAAGACGATCCGCGCCGGGCTCACACGATCGAGCCGCTTGAGCCGAGGGTGCACTTCGTCCTGGTCTGCGCCTCCTCATCATGCCCTCCCATCGATGTCTACACCGCAGAGGACCTGGAAGAAGAGCTGGATATCTCCGGCCGGACCTTCCTTAACGCGGGTGGAATAGTGATCGACCGTGAACGCAATCGAGTGGTCCTGTCGCGTATCTTCAGGTGGTATGCACACGACTTCGGGAGAAGCCCGGCAGAGAGGCTCAGGTTTATCGCGGGTTATTTGTATGATAAGGACGATAGGAAGTTTATCGAAAAGAACGCTGAAGCTCTCAGGATCGATTATCAGAAATACGATTGGAGGCTCAACAGATATTGAGATTTGTCCGCGCACAGTCGCAGGGGAGCATGGAGTGCAGATTCTAAATAGGCGTCCCCTTTTGCGGGAACCGCAGACTACTTGAGACGGGTAAAGCCAGGAGGGAATCCCCCCACTCCCTTGTGTGTGGGACGTTACTGAAGGCCGGGGCGCTCTCCGCGGAGGCGCCCCGTTTCTTAAGTGCCCTTTGCCGACAACTCACCCATTACTTGGCATATTCGAATTTGGGCATCGCCTTGAGGGCATCCTTGGTCGCGCCGGGAAGGGTAATCTTGCCGTCGGCTATTTTTAACTGATTCATGGGTATGGCCACATCATTTTTGTCCACCCCCAGAAAGCCGCCCGCACTGACGATGGCATAAGAGACCGCGTTGTTCGGAGCAATCAGAAGGTCGTCCACCTTACCGACCTTTTCACCCTGTTCGTTGTATACGTCTTTGCCCAAAATCTGTTTCGACGCGCTCCATCCGTTGACGATCAACTCAAGTTGCGAGGTCGAGACGCCCAGCGGCACCCCTCCTGCAAGGGGTGGCGAAGCCGGGGCCGGCCCCGCGGCCGGCGCGGGTTTCGGGGCCTCCTGCTTCGGTGCTTCCTGGGAACAGCCAAAAGCGAATGCCACAAGGGCTACGCAAAGCACCATTGCCACAAATCCTTCTCTCCTTTTCATCATTTGAGACCTCCTTAATTAGATTGACCGTTTCGATCCGGCCATATGCTTTCGGCGCATTTCTTATTGAATTTAATCATCATAAGGCCTGTCCGGCGGCCCGGCATCGAGAGGGGAAGACCGATAGAACAGGAGCGCGCCTTATCCCGGAAAACAACCATTTCGCCTACATTTAGCAAGATCGGTGGATCGGCTTATTTGAGACTGACCTAAGTCACCCTGACTCTGTTGAGGGAATCGATACGACAAGAAGAACGTCGATCACAGACGATCCTCGACGAAACCTTTTCTCACTCTGTGATGACTGATAGACGAGTAAAAGTAACAAGTGCTCAGAGAAAGAATCCAAACAGGCTCAAGCACCATTTGGCTTAAGGAAGTGCGAACCGTCTATTTTATTGGCAATTTTAATTTAATGCTGCTACTATTGCCTTAACATTATTAAAATACTTTATCTTATTATGGAGAGGACATGATCAGAAGAACAGAGCGGAGCAAAAAGCTTCTCGAAGCATTATGCGGAGCAGTGTCGGGATTGGCCGTCATTGCGTGTATTGCGCTGGCTCCTTTTGCGGTCGGCCCTGCTATTGCGGATGAGACGCATGCATGCACCCCCACTGAAGCCGGGGTCTTTACAAAGGCACATGACGGTAACCGTATTCACGTCAGATGCTCAAGTGCTCCGGCAGCGGCTCCCACAGTATTCTGGTTTGCCTACAGGACAAGTGACTCTGCCAACGCCGACAGGTTCCTCAGTCTGATAAATTTTGCGATACAGAACGGCAAGACCCTGACAATCTGGTATGACCCTATCAGTAAGAGCGGACCGTCTATAGGCTGTCAGGCGGCAGATTGCCGGCTTATCGACGCCATGGCCGCCCACTGATTGTCCTGCGCCAAGACAGACAGGAGAAATAGAACAGTTTCAGGGTTGGAAGGGGGCGGCTGCATTCCTGCGTCCCCCCGACCCTTCCTGTTGCAGGCTGCAACATCCCCACCTTGTATGTATCGGCCATTACATCAAAACAGATTCCGGAGTGACCCATGATCCGAACACGAACGGCGCTGGCTTGCATCTTCTCTATCCTCATTTTTATCCTGGCTGCTCAGGGGGCGCCGGGGGCAGAGGACCGGTTCACA contains the following coding sequences:
- a CDS encoding glycoside hydrolase family 15 protein translates to MYKKISDYGIIGNLRAVALIGPEGSIDWLCLPYLDSPSVFAALLDHEKGGRFALTPVGAWDSASEYLPETNILKTRFRTTTGEMELVDFMPIQSNSGNGEEAGDHELCRRLTVTAGTVEVGMVFEPRFDYARSATTVERNGRMLVARGGGETMTLAVSEDIPGGDDSHTARWALEAGHVLWFRLKYNTEGAFICHDETMGEVLRATEEFWRGWLRSRETGQAVRLGHYQAMVDRSALVLKLLQFEETGTIAAAATTSLPEEVGGIRNWDYRYTWVRDTTFTLEALFSLGHLSETEGYLRWVEKLLIGRGAEGMQTMYGLRGEEKLVEYELPHLEGYKASRPVRVGNAAAKQKQLDIYGEIMDAALKLSGYVGKIDFRMWPVLGEICDYVVCHWHEPDSGIWEVRAEPRHFVYSKVLCWVALDRGITIARRYGFPADLKTWEKTRTAIKEDVLAKGWSREKNSFVQHYDTVALDASSLLIPVFGFLSFDDHRVISTVEAIERELGHDEFLYRYLTEDGLPGREGTFMLCSFWLVDCLIGLGRLDDAEFLLRRLEYTANHLGLFSEMYDVRWQEALGNFPQAFTHIGYINSVMRLIEARGEAGKGEQEPERLSFIERMGFSGIILNDGPPGGTLPSREIASRLKNTMNILRGAFFDTALSRVAYERMKTSEVYKEYLELSYGLKEMDLHDLKTRNEKLAFWINLYNVIVIHAVVELGIRDSVREVRNFFGRVCFRIDGELFTPYDIEHGILRANRRPPFALSQVFGKDDPRRAHTIEPLEPRVHFVLVCASSSCPPIDVYTAEDLEEELDISGRTFLNAGGIVIDRERNRVVLSRIFRWYAHDFGRSPAERLRFIAGYLYDKDDRKFIEKNAEALRIDYQKYDWRLNRY
- a CDS encoding PRC-barrel domain-containing protein, with the translated sequence MMKRREGFVAMVLCVALVAFAFGCSQEAPKQEAPKPAPAAGPAPASPPLAGGVPLGVSTSQLELIVNGWSASKQILGKDVYNEQGEKVGKVDDLLIAPNNAVSYAIVSAGGFLGVDKNDVAIPMNQLKIADGKITLPGATKDALKAMPKFEYAK